Proteins encoded within one genomic window of Nitrospina gracilis 3/211:
- a CDS encoding uracil-DNA glycosylase yields the protein MSTSAQRRRFLSLSGRAAECIQCPRLASEQAILSDRNGSLDAEVVFVAEAPGRFGAARTGIPFSGDQSGKNFEILLAHIGLTRDDVFVTNAVLCNPLENGNNRRPTTKEIDTCSGFLEETLEIIQPSVVVTLGTVGLEAINRLTGMRFKLGEVLAKPQKLATFTLLALYHPSPRVVNWRRPLFRQKRDFSRIRRLLEKPA from the coding sequence ATGAGCACCTCCGCCCAACGCCGTCGTTTTCTTTCCCTTTCAGGACGTGCCGCCGAATGCATTCAATGTCCCCGGCTGGCGTCCGAGCAGGCTATCCTGAGCGACCGCAACGGCAGTCTCGACGCCGAAGTGGTGTTCGTGGCGGAAGCCCCCGGTCGATTCGGCGCAGCCCGCACCGGCATCCCTTTTTCCGGCGACCAGTCGGGAAAAAACTTCGAGATCCTGCTCGCCCACATCGGCCTCACCCGCGACGACGTTTTCGTCACCAACGCCGTCCTGTGCAATCCTCTGGAAAACGGGAACAACCGTCGACCCACAACCAAAGAAATCGACACCTGCTCCGGATTCCTGGAGGAAACGCTGGAAATCATCCAGCCGAGCGTGGTGGTGACTCTGGGCACCGTGGGGTTGGAAGCCATCAACCGCCTGACAGGTATGCGGTTCAAGCTGGGCGAGGTGCTCGCCAAACCGCAGAAACTGGCGACATTCACGCTGCTGGCCCTGTACCATCCCAGTCCCCGGGTGGTCAACTGGCGCCGGCCTCTTTTTCGGCAGAAACGGGATTTCAGCCGGATCCGCCGCCTGCTGGAAAAGCCCGCCTGA
- a CDS encoding SirB2 family protein, giving the protein MKNFFLTLHMVSMCLVVGTLFLQSLTVVFRLRLKSAEERDGLRKTQKRIHKFIYYPILGVTILSGIYLAVTTGVFNESKWIYPKLGLLLVLIALGFQNGVQINKDTLPKKYAMMVHIAIFLIGGGMIYFATVKPF; this is encoded by the coding sequence ATGAAAAATTTCTTTCTAACGCTTCATATGGTTTCCATGTGCCTGGTGGTGGGCACACTGTTTCTGCAATCCCTCACCGTGGTGTTCCGCCTGAGACTCAAGTCCGCGGAGGAACGGGACGGCTTGCGCAAAACCCAGAAGCGCATTCACAAATTCATCTACTACCCCATCCTCGGTGTCACCATCCTGTCCGGCATTTACCTTGCCGTCACCACCGGCGTGTTCAACGAATCGAAGTGGATTTATCCCAAGCTGGGGCTTTTGCTGGTGCTCATCGCGCTGGGGTTCCAGAACGGTGTTCAAATCAATAAAGACACGTTGCCGAAGAAATACGCTATGATGGTGCATATTGCGATTTTCCTCATTGGCGGCGGTATGATCTATTTCGCCACTGTCAAACCGTTCTGA